In a single window of the Thermococcus stetteri genome:
- the mpgS gene encoding mannosyl-3-phosphoglycerate synthase: MLLEAPVYKELFGAVEIYETLKVIKLDTQTKEVGSLTVRNIPREDIYRILEEIAIVVPMKNEKLQLVDGVLKAIPHQCPIIIVSNSKREGPNLFKQEVDLVKHFYNLTRSKIIMIHQKDTGLAKAFQEAGYTEILDKNGNVRDGKGEGMVIGLLLAKAIGAKYVGFVDADNYIPGSVNEYVKDYAAGFLMSESEYSMVRLSWRHKPKVSTKGLYFKKWGRVSEITNRYMNALFGVATGFETNIIATGNAGEHAMSMKLAEIMPFSTGYSIEPFELVYLFETFGLWEKGKAYPDAYDQGIEIFQIETLNPHLHEDKGSEHVAEMILSSLGVIYHSKLASESLRKQILDDLRLHGLLGENEEPPKPRVMLPIEGVDVRKWMETLENNAETLLKFEV, translated from the coding sequence TTGTTGCTTGAGGCACCCGTTTACAAGGAGCTCTTCGGAGCAGTTGAGATATACGAGACGCTCAAGGTCATCAAGCTCGACACCCAGACCAAGGAAGTGGGAAGTCTAACTGTGAGGAACATCCCGCGCGAGGACATATACAGAATCCTCGAGGAGATAGCGATAGTCGTGCCGATGAAGAACGAAAAGCTCCAGCTGGTAGATGGCGTCCTCAAGGCAATTCCCCATCAGTGTCCAATAATTATAGTCTCCAACAGCAAGAGAGAAGGACCTAACCTGTTCAAACAGGAGGTCGACCTCGTCAAGCACTTCTACAACCTCACGCGGTCGAAGATCATTATGATTCACCAGAAGGACACCGGTCTGGCTAAGGCCTTCCAAGAGGCGGGCTACACTGAGATCCTAGACAAGAACGGCAACGTTAGGGACGGTAAGGGGGAGGGAATGGTCATTGGACTTCTCTTGGCCAAGGCCATCGGAGCAAAATACGTGGGCTTCGTTGATGCCGACAACTATATTCCCGGCTCGGTGAACGAGTACGTCAAGGACTACGCGGCTGGCTTCCTCATGAGCGAGAGCGAATATTCAATGGTAAGGCTGAGCTGGCGTCACAAGCCGAAGGTGAGCACGAAGGGGCTCTACTTCAAGAAGTGGGGGAGGGTGAGCGAGATAACCAACCGCTACATGAACGCACTCTTCGGCGTTGCTACTGGCTTTGAGACCAACATAATAGCCACCGGGAACGCGGGGGAGCACGCGATGAGCATGAAGCTCGCCGAGATAATGCCATTCTCCACAGGCTACTCGATAGAGCCCTTCGAGCTTGTATACCTCTTCGAGACCTTTGGCCTCTGGGAGAAGGGCAAGGCCTACCCCGATGCCTACGACCAGGGGATAGAGATATTCCAGATAGAGACCCTAAATCCCCACCTCCACGAGGACAAGGGGAGCGAGCACGTTGCAGAGATGATACTCAGCTCGCTCGGGGTCATATACCACTCCAAGCTCGCCAGCGAGTCCCTCAGGAAGCAGATACTCGACGACCTCAGGCTTCACGGACTGCTCGGCGAGAACGAAGAGCCTCCAAAGCCGAGGGTAATGCTGCCGATTGAGGGAGTAGACGTGAGGAAGTGGATGGAGACCCTCGAGAACAACGCCGAAACGCTCCTGAAGTTCGAGGTGTGA
- the mpgP gene encoding mannosyl-3-phosphoglycerate phosphatase translates to MSLKKVIFLDLDRTVLGDDYSPEPARGVVESLLRAGFEVVLNSSKTFSEQEYYRKAWGLEGPFIVENGSGIFIPEGYFPFEVEGRKIAGYRVIELGERYERIRKVLDGIAGEYGLKYYGNSSLEEVVTFTGLPEELARLAMKRMYSETIFRWEKEGFSEVLVEKGLKVSRGSRFVNVTGDTDKGKAAKLLLDLYSKVSPVESYAVGDGENDFPLFDVVDHAFIVGDLSHPKAKGIRDIEELLEVVG, encoded by the coding sequence ATGAGCCTCAAAAAGGTCATATTCCTAGACCTCGACAGAACCGTGCTTGGGGATGACTACTCCCCCGAGCCTGCTCGTGGGGTAGTCGAGTCTCTCCTTAGAGCTGGCTTCGAGGTCGTCTTGAACTCTTCCAAGACCTTCAGCGAGCAGGAGTACTACCGGAAGGCATGGGGGCTTGAAGGGCCTTTCATAGTCGAGAATGGGAGCGGGATCTTCATCCCGGAGGGGTACTTTCCCTTCGAAGTCGAGGGGCGGAAAATAGCTGGATACAGAGTTATTGAACTCGGCGAGAGGTACGAGCGGATAAGGAAAGTCCTCGATGGCATAGCAGGTGAATACGGCCTGAAATACTACGGGAACTCCAGCCTTGAGGAGGTTGTTACCTTTACGGGTCTCCCAGAGGAGCTGGCGAGGCTCGCTATGAAGAGAATGTACAGCGAGACGATATTCAGGTGGGAGAAGGAGGGCTTTTCCGAAGTGCTGGTTGAGAAGGGCCTCAAGGTCTCAAGGGGAAGTAGGTTCGTGAACGTTACTGGGGATACTGACAAAGGAAAAGCTGCTAAACTCCTCCTTGATCTCTACTCCAAAGTTTCCCCAGTGGAGAGCTACGCCGTGGGGGACGGTGAGAATGACTTCCCCCTCTTCGATGTCGTTGATCACGCCTTCATCGTTGGCGACCTCAGCCACCCGAAGGCAAAGGGTATAAGGGATATTGAAGAACTCTTGGAGGTGGTAGGATGA
- a CDS encoding mannose-1-phosphate guanylyltransferase/mannose-6-phosphate isomerase translates to MKTVILAGGKGTRLWPLSRELMPKQFVRFLDDESLFQRTVERALLFSKPSEIFVVTNKDYRFRVLDDLREVGVELPKENILLEPMGKNTLPAIVWAAMKIEEKFGPSKVAVLPSDHLIEAGDAYERAFENAEKLADRFLVTFGIKPTRPHTGYGYIKPGERIEEDGKLLGYVVDEFKEKPDLETAKRYVESGYYWNSGMFAFSTSLFLEEVEKHAPDVLEAFESSSSIEEAYEKVPEISIDYGVMEKTDKAAVVPLNVRWSDLGSFDAIYEVLEKDDDGNAVQVRGKKGYHIGVNSKNNLIMTERLTATVGVKDLVIIDTGDALLVAHRGETQKVKEVYKALKEMNDERAIVHRTAYRPWGSYTVLEEGDRYKIKRLTVLPGKKLSLQMHYHRSEHWVVVRGTARVVVGDRELLLRPGESTFIPAGVKHRLENPGKVVLEVIETQIGEYLGEDDIVRFADDFGRD, encoded by the coding sequence ATGAAGACGGTAATCCTCGCGGGTGGAAAGGGGACGAGGCTCTGGCCCCTCAGCAGGGAGCTGATGCCCAAGCAGTTCGTCCGCTTCCTAGACGATGAGAGCCTCTTCCAGAGGACCGTAGAGAGGGCCCTCCTCTTCTCGAAGCCATCGGAGATATTCGTCGTGACCAACAAGGACTACCGCTTCAGGGTTCTAGATGATCTCAGGGAGGTCGGAGTTGAACTCCCCAAGGAGAACATCTTGCTCGAGCCGATGGGAAAGAACACCCTTCCAGCGATAGTCTGGGCGGCTATGAAGATTGAGGAGAAGTTTGGGCCGTCTAAGGTTGCCGTTCTTCCGAGCGACCACCTGATAGAGGCCGGAGATGCCTATGAGAGAGCCTTTGAGAACGCCGAGAAGCTTGCCGATAGGTTCTTGGTAACGTTCGGAATAAAGCCCACGAGACCGCACACGGGCTACGGCTACATAAAACCCGGCGAGAGGATTGAGGAAGACGGGAAGCTTCTCGGCTACGTTGTTGATGAGTTCAAGGAGAAGCCGGACCTGGAGACTGCCAAAAGGTACGTGGAGAGCGGCTACTACTGGAACAGCGGAATGTTCGCGTTCTCGACGTCGCTCTTCCTTGAGGAGGTGGAGAAGCACGCGCCCGATGTGCTGGAGGCCTTTGAGTCCAGCTCGAGCATAGAGGAGGCCTACGAGAAGGTCCCCGAGATAAGCATTGACTACGGTGTCATGGAGAAGACCGACAAGGCCGCGGTAGTGCCCCTCAACGTAAGGTGGAGCGACCTCGGGAGCTTCGACGCCATCTACGAAGTCCTTGAGAAGGACGACGATGGAAACGCAGTCCAGGTTCGTGGAAAGAAGGGCTACCACATAGGGGTTAACTCGAAAAACAACCTAATAATGACCGAGAGGTTGACAGCCACCGTGGGCGTTAAAGACCTCGTGATAATCGACACCGGTGATGCCCTCCTAGTTGCCCACAGGGGAGAAACCCAGAAGGTCAAGGAAGTCTACAAGGCCCTCAAGGAGATGAACGACGAGAGGGCTATCGTGCATAGAACCGCCTACAGGCCCTGGGGGAGTTACACAGTCCTTGAGGAGGGCGACCGCTACAAGATAAAGCGCCTCACCGTCCTGCCGGGCAAAAAGCTCTCCCTCCAGATGCACTACCACAGGAGCGAGCACTGGGTCGTCGTGAGGGGAACGGCCAGGGTTGTCGTAGGTGATAGGGAGCTCCTCCTCCGGCCTGGAGAGAGCACGTTCATCCCAGCCGGAGTTAAGCACCGCCTTGAGAACCCCGGAAAGGTCGTCCTCGAGGTCATAGAGACCCAGATAGGCGAGTACCTCGGCGAGGACGATATAGTCCGCTTCGCGGACGACTTCGGCAGGGACTAA
- the glmM gene encoding phosphoglucosamine mutase, whose translation MGKLFGTFGVRGIANEKITPEFALKIGMAFGTLLKREGRERPLVVVGRDTRVSGEMLKDALISGLLSTGCDVIDVGIAPTPAIQWATNHFNADGGAVITASHNPPEYNGIKLLEPNGMGLKKEREAIVEELFFKEDFHRAKWDEIGELREEDIIKPYIEAIKARVDVEAIRKRRPFVVVDTSNGAGSLTLPYLLRELGCKVVSVNAHPDGHFPARNPEPNEENLKEFIEIVKALGADFGVAQDGDADRAVFIDENGRFIQGDKTFALVADAVLRENGGGLLVTTIATSNLLDDIAKRNGAKVMRTKVGDLIVARALLENGGTIGGEENGGVIFPDFVLGRDGAMTTAKIVEIFAKSGKKFSELIDGLPKYYQFKTKRHVEGARKAIVDKVAKLAEKRGYKIDTTDGTKVIFDDGWVLVRASGTEPIIRIFSEAKNEEKAKEYLELGISLLEEALKG comes from the coding sequence ATGGGAAAGCTCTTTGGAACCTTCGGCGTTAGGGGAATCGCGAACGAGAAGATAACGCCAGAGTTCGCCCTTAAAATCGGCATGGCCTTTGGAACGCTTCTCAAAAGGGAAGGCAGGGAAAGGCCGCTAGTCGTTGTCGGCAGAGATACGAGGGTGAGCGGCGAGATGCTGAAGGACGCCCTCATAAGCGGGCTTTTGAGCACCGGCTGCGACGTCATAGACGTTGGAATAGCCCCGACCCCAGCGATACAGTGGGCCACGAACCACTTCAATGCCGACGGTGGAGCGGTTATAACCGCTTCCCATAACCCGCCGGAGTACAACGGCATAAAGCTCCTCGAACCGAATGGCATGGGGCTGAAGAAGGAAAGGGAAGCCATAGTTGAGGAGCTGTTCTTCAAGGAGGACTTCCACAGGGCAAAGTGGGACGAGATAGGCGAGCTGAGGGAAGAGGACATCATCAAGCCCTACATCGAGGCGATAAAGGCTCGCGTTGACGTTGAGGCGATAAGGAAGAGGAGACCCTTCGTCGTCGTTGACACGTCAAACGGCGCTGGAAGCTTGACCCTACCCTATCTCCTCAGGGAGCTCGGCTGTAAGGTCGTCTCTGTAAACGCTCATCCGGACGGCCACTTCCCTGCCAGGAACCCCGAGCCGAACGAGGAGAACCTGAAGGAGTTCATAGAGATCGTCAAGGCCCTCGGAGCGGACTTTGGCGTTGCCCAGGACGGGGACGCCGACAGGGCCGTCTTCATCGACGAGAACGGCCGCTTCATCCAGGGCGACAAGACCTTCGCCCTCGTTGCCGACGCAGTCCTTAGGGAGAACGGCGGCGGGCTTCTTGTTACCACAATAGCTACATCAAATCTCCTCGACGACATAGCCAAGAGGAACGGTGCGAAGGTTATGAGAACGAAAGTGGGTGATTTAATCGTCGCAAGGGCGCTCCTTGAGAACGGCGGAACCATAGGCGGCGAGGAGAACGGCGGCGTTATCTTCCCCGACTTCGTGCTTGGAAGAGATGGGGCGATGACGACTGCAAAGATAGTCGAGATATTCGCGAAATCCGGTAAAAAGTTCAGCGAGCTCATAGACGGACTTCCAAAGTACTACCAGTTCAAGACGAAGAGGCACGTTGAGGGCGCCAGGAAGGCGATCGTTGATAAAGTGGCCAAACTCGCAGAGAAGAGGGGATACAAAATAGACACCACCGACGGGACGAAGGTCATCTTTGATGACGGCTGGGTTCTCGTGAGGGCCAGCGGAACCGAGCCGATAATCAGGATCTTCAGCGAGGCAAAGAACGAGGAGAAAGCTAAGGAGTACCTAGAACTCGGGATCAGTCTTTTGGAGGAAGCGCTTAAGGGTTGA